One segment of Desulfobacterales bacterium DNA contains the following:
- a CDS encoding branched-chain amino acid ABC transporter permease, with protein MSTTFLPCGVYHQNYAQEHGWWQTRFIKAKMILLFVVLFVGIPFGADSYWLSVYNQVGYTILGALGVQLLIGFCGQVTLGHAAFLAVGAYTSTLLILEFPWPQLLIKWGLAYPLSIIIAAVMSGICSVLFGLPSARVKGFYLILTTMAAQFIIVDFIITQYVSQIGGRGQAFSLPPGTIKVGPWVIDNDLKVYYMMIVLVILCVTIVVNLLRSRAGRAWVAIRDNDISAEVMGINVVKYKLLAFFVAGFIGGIAGAFWISNLAAISPEHFPWFWSLWLVGVILIGGVGSIHGTIFGSIFMVVVMELLQLGIMPLADTYPKLLMDFLFIKEAAFGLAICAFMIFEPYGLAYRWGQIKNYFNLWPFSY; from the coding sequence ATGTCAACAACTTTCCTTCCCTGCGGCGTCTACCATCAAAACTACGCCCAGGAACATGGCTGGTGGCAGACCCGATTTATCAAGGCAAAGATGATTCTGCTGTTTGTGGTGTTGTTTGTGGGGATTCCTTTTGGGGCGGATTCCTACTGGCTGAGCGTATACAATCAGGTGGGCTATACCATTCTGGGGGCGTTGGGCGTGCAGCTCCTGATCGGTTTCTGCGGCCAGGTAACATTGGGGCATGCGGCCTTTCTGGCCGTGGGCGCTTATACCAGCACCCTCCTGATTCTGGAATTTCCCTGGCCGCAGCTACTGATAAAGTGGGGTCTGGCATACCCCCTCAGCATTATCATCGCGGCCGTAATGTCCGGGATCTGCAGTGTTCTGTTCGGGCTTCCTTCGGCCAGGGTCAAAGGCTTTTATCTGATTCTGACCACCATGGCGGCACAGTTTATTATCGTCGATTTTATCATTACGCAATATGTCAGCCAGATCGGCGGCCGCGGCCAGGCCTTTTCACTGCCGCCGGGCACCATAAAAGTGGGCCCCTGGGTCATCGACAACGATTTGAAGGTCTATTACATGATGATCGTCTTGGTGATCCTGTGCGTCACCATTGTGGTCAATCTGCTGCGCTCAAGGGCCGGCCGCGCCTGGGTGGCAATCCGGGACAACGATATCTCAGCCGAAGTAATGGGGATCAACGTTGTCAAATACAAGCTCCTGGCTTTTTTTGTGGCCGGATTTATCGGCGGCATCGCCGGCGCTTTCTGGATCAGCAACCTGGCGGCCATCAGCCCCGAGCATTTTCCGTGGTTTTGGTCCCTGTGGCTGGTGGGGGTGATTCTGATCGGCGGCGTGGGCTCCATCCACGGCACCATTTTCGGTTCCATCTTCATGGTGGTGGTGATGGAGCTGCTGCAACTGGGGATAATGCCGCTGGCAGATACATATCCCAAACTATTGATGGATTTTCTGTTTATCAAGGAGGCCGCCTTCGGCCTTGCGATCTGCGCCTTCATGATATTCGAGCCCTATGGCCTGGCGTATCGCTGGGGGCAAATTAAAAATTATTTTAACTTGTGGCCGTTCTCATATTAA